The Cottoperca gobio chromosome 5, fCotGob3.1, whole genome shotgun sequence region GACATCATTTCTACTGACGGGACTCCAAATGATGAACTTTGGATCAGTCATAAGAGCCATGGCATCATCACAGGGGAATGGAAGCTTTTCCTTCAGATATGCAAACAAGGCATGGGCACCCTTTCCATTCACATCCATCTTCTCGAGGAGCTGGAACTTGGGTTCAAACCCATTCCCTGGACGTACATACTTCAGAGACTTTAGGATTTCATCATTCTTGCAGTTCTCCTGTTAttaaaaaagacagaaacattaattacataataGATGGACTGTATGCAATATTGATGATTAAACGCATTTGTGAGAATCTTTTTTATATAACAATTCACATTTATACTCTACTATGCTGCAttgcagaaagaaatgttgtactttgtaTTCCCTATATTTATCTGATATCTAATCAGATGTAAGATTTTTACATTAAATTGGGTTGTGATAGGCTATTGCAATTTCATTCTATAGTCTGATGACCAAGAAGCACAAATATGCCTACATTTGAGCTATTTTAGAGTCCGAGTAGACACATCAGATTATATTctaaatatgataataatacaatCCCATTGGTAAACAGAATAGCCTATATCAGTCATTGTTCAACTCATGGCCTACCTGATGTCCAAACTGATTACAGGGCACACCCAGAATAACGAGTCCCTTGGCGGAGTGACGACTGTTGAGCTCGTTCATCTGAGTATAGTCCCTTGTTGTTGTTCCTCATAGAGACGCCACATTCTCAATGAGAACAACTTTCCCCTTCAGTGCAGAGAAACTGAAGCTTTTTCCAGACAGCATTTTAGCTGTCACGTCGTAAAACGTTTTCACCTTCCCAACCATTCTCAAAAATTCCGGATGAATTACACAAACTCGTATTAGATAAGAAAGCAAGACGCTCAGTTTATCTCTAGTTGGGCGGTCCAGTGTTATGAAGTTCCCTGGAAGTCCAGCCCTCATGGGGCGGGACAGATAACCTTTCACACAACATTCAAGGctgatttaattttaaatgattatttttttgttgcagtatctttaaaatgaaatcacaaaaatgttttcaaatgtaactgTTGCAATTCTTAAATTTACAAGGCCATCTCGCTATCAAGGAAGTCATGCATGAATGCCATGATCATGCACCGCGCAgtttaaaattaattattaaccACACATGGTAAGTCATTTAAACCAGAGTTTCTAAATGATCTACTACATTTGTTCCTGATCATACATTTGAAATTAAGTATCCGAACAAAATTGATCAGGTAAAACAGTTAGTGAGCTGCCATGTTAACAATAGTTGAACTTTGGAAACACcatgaaacatgaaacttccattcaaaataaatgacactAAAAAGGAAACAATGGGCATCACAATAAAGTAGGTTGCCGGTTACAAATGTTGGTACTTTTCGAACATTAATCA contains the following coding sequences:
- the LOC115008331 gene encoding glutathione peroxidase 2, translated to MRAGLPGNFITLDRPTRDKLSVLLSYLIRVCVIHPEFLRMVGKVKTFYDVTAKMLSGKSFSFSALKGKVVLIENVASLUGTTTRDYTQMNELNSRHSAKGLVILGVPCNQFGHQENCKNDEILKSLKYVRPGNGFEPKFQLLEKMDVNGKGAHALFAYLKEKLPFPCDDAMALMTDPKFIIWSPVSRNDVSWNFEKFLVSPDGEPYKRYSRNFLTIDIEADIKELLKRVK